Part of the Limihaloglobus sulfuriphilus genome is shown below.
ACACCTGTGACCTCTGCTGATAAAGCCGAACTAACATTTAAAGCCCAACGGCCCGGCCGGCACAAACTGCCCCGGGCCGTTTTTACTGTGAGGTTTATACAAAAGCCGATGAAGTTATAAGAGGCATTTCGTCGTAAACCTGCCCATTGAGCTTGCGACCAGTCTTCTTTTTGTTTACACCGCCCCATTGCTTGAAAAAGAAGGGCACAGCGGCTTCTGTACATTGCTGCTTGATATCATAGACCCATTCCTTCTCGATTGGTCTGGCCCCCGGGCCGGATTCTCCACCTACAATGACCCAGTTAATATTATCAAGATTCATATTTCCTACAGAGGAAAGAAGCGGTTCCATCGACAGAAAGCGAACCGCAGAAGGGACATTTCGCAAATCATCAATTCGGTATGCGCAATCAGCGTTTTCAACTGTAACCCCCATCCAAACATTATCAGGCCAGTTTAAAAGTGGTGCAAGCTCTGCCAGCCGTCGGGAACGTTTAGTGAGTACCTGGAATGTATGCCAGTTTGCATGGTACATAACATTGAAAACTTCACGAATATA
Proteins encoded:
- a CDS encoding DUF5131 family protein, translating into MANTKIEWTESTWNPVTGCTKISAGCANCYAERMARRLQAMGQANYVNGFQVTLHPHVLENPLKWKKPQVIFVNSMSDLFHEDIPLDYIREVFNVMYHANWHTFQVLTKRSRRLAELAPLLNWPDNVWMGVTVENADCAYRIDDLRNVPSAVRFLSMEPLLSSVGNMNLDNINWVIVGGESGPGARPIEKEWVYDIKQQCTEAAVPFFFKQWGGVNKKKTGRKLNGQVYDEMPLITSSAFV